A single genomic interval of Streptomyces sp. BA2 harbors:
- a CDS encoding Uma2 family endonuclease, with amino-acid sequence MDYAKMRAIAEELGTYAERLEGTWNVEIGPSGPILAMMCPSKRHEGTVHRICQQLNKQLLVTHPGYICANGPEIEHPAIGRMRRPDALVIPEAVLDEEGIAVDATQVLAVIEIVSPSNPNNDYGEKLTEYPAMGIDRYMIVDPRTGTIEVHSEPCAGRYGNKEPYIFGDKVPFGPWTVETVAFRRYGKPGDLDG; translated from the coding sequence ATGGACTACGCGAAGATGCGCGCGATCGCCGAGGAGCTCGGAACCTATGCCGAGCGCCTTGAGGGCACTTGGAACGTAGAGATCGGACCTTCAGGTCCGATACTGGCCATGATGTGCCCCTCGAAGCGCCACGAGGGCACGGTCCATCGCATCTGCCAGCAGCTGAACAAGCAGCTCCTTGTCACCCACCCCGGCTACATCTGCGCGAACGGCCCGGAGATCGAGCACCCCGCGATCGGCCGCATGCGCCGCCCCGACGCCCTCGTGATCCCCGAGGCCGTGCTCGACGAGGAGGGCATCGCCGTCGACGCCACGCAGGTGCTGGCCGTCATCGAGATCGTTTCCCCGTCCAACCCGAACAACGACTACGGCGAGAAGCTGACCGAGTATCCCGCCATGGGCATCGACCGCTACATGATCGTCGACCCCCGGACCGGCACGATCGAGGTGCACTCCGAGCCGTGCGCGGGGCGGTACGGGAACAAGGAGCCGTACATCTTCGGCGACAAAGTGCCGTTCGGACCCTGGACGGTTGAGACCGTCGCGTTCCGGCGCTACGGAAAGCCGGGGGACCTCGACGGCTGA